One window of Nostoc sp. C052 genomic DNA carries:
- a CDS encoding acylase, with amino-acid sequence MRIDSLLRVYKRKPIRVLPLILSLILVLFIGSRTIAVPTKSTEILWDTYGVPHIYGKDDQSAFYAFGWAQMQSHGDLLLRLYGQARGRAAEYWGEKYLDSDRWVQTAGIPERARSWYQTQSPTFRSYLDAFATGINAYAKQNPNLIDDDVEVVLPVKAEDVMAHLHRVLNFTFVVNPEQVLGLSKEKLQAGSNGWAIAPSHSADGNAMLLANPHLPWSDLFLWYEAQITAPGIDAYGATLVGIPVLAIAFNNNLGWTHTVNTYDGWDVYELTPVGNGYRFDDKVRNFQTKTISLKVKQKDGSLQEQPLVVKSSIHGPVVVEKNGKILALRVAGLDRPGVLQQWWDMARAKNLAQFEKTLQRLQLPMFTVMYADREGHIMHLFNGQVPVRSFGDFKYWQGIIPGNTSKTLWTKIHPYKDLPRIVDPKSGWLQNTNDPPWTTTFPAAIKADNYPPYIAPRFMDFRSQRSVRMLAEDNKISFDEMVLYKHSTRMELADRILDDLILAARKYGQDLGQKAANVLEAWDRQANSDSRGAVLFAFWVQQMDLDKTFSKPWNENSPRTTPNGLANPESAVATLQAVAAEVEKTYGALDVPWGQVFRLRLGDVDLPANGGDDSLGIFRVLNSAPGTNAQFQAVAGDSYVAAIEFSNPVRAMALTSYGNATQPGSPHISDQLQMLANKKLRPVWRDRSDILAHLEERKIF; translated from the coding sequence GTGAGAATTGATAGTTTACTTAGAGTTTACAAACGAAAACCAATACGTGTTTTACCTTTAATACTCAGCTTGATATTGGTTTTGTTTATTGGAAGCCGCACTATAGCTGTACCAACAAAATCCACAGAGATATTATGGGATACTTATGGTGTACCGCATATTTACGGAAAAGATGACCAAAGTGCATTTTATGCCTTTGGTTGGGCACAAATGCAAAGTCATGGAGATTTACTTTTGCGTCTTTATGGTCAAGCACGGGGACGCGCAGCTGAATATTGGGGAGAGAAATATCTAGATTCAGATCGTTGGGTACAGACTGCGGGAATACCAGAACGCGCTCGTTCTTGGTACCAGACACAGAGTCCAACTTTTCGTAGTTATCTTGATGCTTTTGCTACTGGGATCAATGCTTATGCAAAACAAAATCCTAACTTAATTGACGATGATGTTGAAGTGGTGCTACCAGTCAAGGCAGAAGATGTCATGGCTCACTTACATCGAGTACTCAACTTTACCTTTGTGGTCAATCCTGAGCAAGTATTAGGTCTGAGCAAAGAAAAGTTGCAAGCAGGATCTAATGGTTGGGCGATCGCACCAAGTCATTCTGCCGATGGGAATGCTATGTTGCTAGCAAACCCACATCTACCTTGGTCAGATTTATTTTTGTGGTATGAGGCTCAAATCACCGCACCAGGCATTGATGCGTATGGGGCAACACTTGTAGGTATTCCCGTATTAGCGATCGCCTTTAACAACAACTTAGGTTGGACTCACACCGTTAATACTTATGATGGTTGGGATGTTTACGAACTCACACCGGTAGGTAATGGGTACAGGTTTGATGACAAAGTTCGTAACTTTCAGACAAAAACCATCTCCTTAAAAGTGAAGCAGAAAGATGGCTCCTTACAAGAGCAACCCTTAGTAGTGAAAAGTTCTATCCACGGGCCTGTGGTAGTCGAGAAAAATGGTAAAATCCTGGCGCTGAGAGTTGCAGGTCTTGACCGACCAGGTGTACTCCAGCAGTGGTGGGATATGGCACGAGCAAAAAACCTTGCCCAGTTTGAAAAGACACTCCAGCGCTTGCAATTGCCAATGTTTACAGTGATGTATGCGGATCGAGAAGGGCATATTATGCACCTATTCAACGGTCAAGTTCCAGTGCGCTCCTTTGGTGATTTTAAATATTGGCAAGGCATAATCCCAGGAAATACATCTAAAACCTTGTGGACAAAAATTCATCCTTACAAAGATTTACCGCGCATAGTTGACCCTAAAAGCGGCTGGTTACAAAATACAAATGACCCACCTTGGACAACGACATTTCCCGCCGCCATTAAAGCAGATAATTACCCGCCTTACATAGCACCTCGTTTCATGGATTTCCGCTCCCAACGTTCTGTAAGAATGCTGGCTGAGGATAACAAAATTTCATTTGATGAAATGGTTCTATACAAGCACTCTACCCGGATGGAACTGGCCGATCGGATTTTGGATGATTTAATTCTGGCTGCACGCAAGTATGGTCAGGACTTGGGGCAAAAAGCTGCTAATGTTTTAGAAGCCTGGGATCGGCAAGCCAATTCAGATAGTCGTGGGGCAGTATTATTTGCCTTTTGGGTACAACAGATGGACTTAGATAAAACCTTTAGTAAACCTTGGAATGAAAATTCTCCACGCACTACACCCAATGGTTTAGCTAACCCTGAAAGTGCAGTTGCAACTCTGCAAGCAGTAGCAGCAGAGGTAGAAAAGACTTACGGGGCGCTTGATGTCCCTTGGGGTCAGGTTTTTCGGCTACGATTGGGTGATGTGGATTTGCCTGCGAATGGTGGGGATGACAGCTTGGGAATTTTTCGAGTCCTAAATTCTGCTCCTGGAACAAACGCTCAGTTCCAAGCCGTTGCAGGTGATTCCTATGTGGCTGCAATTGAATTTTCTAACCCTGTACGAGCAATGGCACTTACCAGTTATGGTAATGCAACTCAACCCGGCTCGCCGCACATTAGCGACCAGTTACAAATGTTAGCTAACAAAAAACTGCGTCCTGTGTGGCGCGATCGCTCAGATATTCTTGCTCATTTAGAAGAGCGTAAAATATTCTGA
- a CDS encoding iron ABC transporter permease — MIKATTLSPRGLKKPQMSALFGLVVGLCMLLICLVYSVTLGAAEIPLGKILTSFIAFDGSYDHLVIQSVRLPRSLIAILVGSALAVSGALMQGLTRNPLADPGILGIESGAALFVVVAIFVFGSSSLSVYAFVAFLGAGLTAVLVYLLGSLGRGGATPLNLTVAGAALTALISSFTTGILIVSQQTLEEVRFWLAGSLSGRDFNLFLQLLPFVGIGLVLAFALGRQITTMSLGEDVAKGLGQRTALIKIFTAISVVLLAGSSVALAGPIGFIGLVVPHIVKFYIKADYRWILPYCAVLGAILLLVADIAARVLLKPQELPVGVMTSIVGAPFFVYLAKSKVKK; from the coding sequence ATGATAAAAGCAACTACACTCTCACCGAGAGGATTGAAAAAGCCACAAATGTCAGCCTTATTTGGTCTGGTTGTGGGACTGTGTATGCTGCTAATTTGCTTGGTGTACAGTGTGACGCTAGGTGCAGCAGAAATACCTCTAGGTAAGATTTTGACATCTTTTATAGCCTTTGATGGTTCCTACGATCACTTAGTTATTCAGAGCGTGAGATTACCGCGATCGCTAATTGCTATTCTTGTAGGTTCAGCCCTTGCTGTATCAGGAGCATTAATGCAGGGTTTGACGCGAAACCCCTTAGCAGATCCAGGTATTTTGGGTATTGAGTCGGGAGCCGCTCTCTTTGTCGTTGTCGCAATTTTTGTTTTTGGCAGTTCATCCCTCAGTGTTTACGCCTTTGTCGCATTTCTGGGTGCAGGACTAACAGCGGTGTTAGTTTACCTCCTTGGTTCTCTAGGAAGAGGAGGAGCCACCCCACTGAATTTGACAGTAGCAGGAGCGGCGTTAACTGCTCTGATTTCTTCCTTCACCACCGGTATCCTCATTGTCAGTCAACAAACACTCGAAGAGGTGAGATTTTGGTTAGCTGGTTCCTTATCTGGTCGAGATTTTAATTTATTCTTACAACTACTACCTTTCGTCGGCATCGGATTAGTGTTAGCTTTTGCCCTTGGCAGACAAATTACCACTATGAGTTTAGGTGAAGATGTCGCTAAAGGCTTGGGTCAACGGACAGCTTTGATCAAAATATTTACCGCTATCAGCGTAGTTTTACTAGCAGGAAGTTCTGTAGCTCTTGCAGGGCCAATCGGCTTCATTGGTTTAGTCGTTCCCCATATAGTGAAATTTTATATTAAAGCCGATTATCGTTGGATATTACCTTATTGTGCAGTTCTGGGTGCTATTTTACTCTTGGTTGCAGATATTGCTGCCCGTGTATTGCTCAAACCACAGGAATTACCTGTAGGCGTAATGACATCAATAGTTGGCGCTCCTTTTTTTGTCTACCTAGCTAAGTCAAAGGTGAAAAAATGA
- a CDS encoding iron ABC transporter permease → MSFDWLVIRSQVISFRIDRRVPVILLCLAVAIVVAMVMNIGRGEYPISPLNIVKTILGLNTGNPDHLFVIQDLRLPRTLVAFMVGVALAISGTIFQGLTRNPLADPGIIGINAGASLAAVVVIVLFPSASVYTLPISAFAGALLMAILIYSLAWNNGSSPILLILMGVGLSAIASAITSLMITFGEISDVSNALVWLAGSVYNRTWEQVFSLLPWLIVFVPMALTLARHLNALNLGDDIAKSLGSRVEWQRGLLVLVGVALAGAGVATAGNIGFIGLIAPHVGRQLVGATHESLIPTSALLGGVIVVIADLLGRTLFAPIELPCGIVTAAIGAPYFLYLLIRNRKK, encoded by the coding sequence ATGAGTTTTGATTGGCTAGTCATTCGTTCGCAGGTGATATCTTTCCGCATCGACCGACGTGTACCAGTCATACTGTTATGTTTGGCAGTAGCGATTGTAGTGGCGATGGTGATGAATATAGGGCGGGGTGAATATCCAATCTCGCCTTTAAATATCGTGAAAACTATATTGGGTTTAAATACAGGAAACCCAGACCATCTATTCGTGATTCAGGATTTACGTCTACCCCGCACCCTTGTAGCTTTTATGGTGGGAGTGGCGCTAGCAATTTCTGGTACTATCTTCCAAGGACTGACACGCAATCCATTGGCTGACCCAGGTATTATCGGCATCAATGCTGGGGCGAGTCTGGCGGCAGTTGTAGTAATTGTATTATTTCCCTCAGCATCGGTTTATACCTTACCTATATCAGCCTTTGCTGGTGCTTTGCTAATGGCGATTTTAATTTACTCGCTGGCTTGGAATAACGGTAGTTCTCCGATTTTATTAATTTTAATGGGTGTTGGTTTATCTGCGATCGCTAGTGCCATAACCAGCTTGATGATTACCTTTGGCGAAATTTCTGACGTTAGTAATGCTTTAGTTTGGTTAGCTGGAAGCGTGTACAACCGGACTTGGGAGCAAGTCTTTTCCTTATTACCTTGGTTAATTGTTTTTGTCCCAATGGCTTTGACACTAGCAAGGCATTTGAACGCTTTAAATTTAGGAGATGATATCGCCAAAAGTTTAGGTAGTCGAGTGGAATGGCAACGTGGTTTACTCGTGCTGGTAGGTGTAGCCTTAGCAGGTGCAGGAGTCGCCACCGCCGGGAATATTGGTTTTATTGGATTAATCGCACCCCATGTAGGACGACAGTTAGTAGGTGCAACCCATGAAAGCTTGATTCCTACTTCTGCACTCTTGGGGGGAGTGATTGTTGTGATAGCAGACTTGCTAGGAAGAACGCTATTTGCACCAATCGAACTTCCTTGTGGCATTGTAACTGCTGCTATTGGCGCTCCTTATTTTCTTTATTTATTAATTCGTAACCGCAAAAAATAA
- a CDS encoding ABC transporter ATP-binding protein, with translation MKGLSTKNLSLAYDGALIIHDLNLAIPTGQISGLVGANGCGKSTLLRGLARLLKPRGGTVYLDGTSIFNLSTKEVAQQLGILPQGPVAPEGLTVQDLVAQGRYPYQNWSQQWSAKDEKIVQQALEITDLLKLADRALDTLSGGQRQRAWIAMALAQDTDILLLDEPTTFLDLAHQIEILDLLYELNQNQGRTIVMVLHDLNQACRYADYLVAVKDGRIFAAGEPKLVMTQEMVQEVFGLECRIIADPVMETPMCVPIGRKGKVNDKQIS, from the coding sequence ATGAAAGGACTCTCAACCAAAAATCTGTCTTTAGCTTATGATGGTGCGCTGATTATCCATGACCTAAATTTGGCAATCCCCACTGGACAAATTAGTGGTTTAGTTGGTGCTAATGGTTGTGGTAAATCAACGTTGTTAAGAGGTTTGGCAAGATTGCTTAAACCCCGTGGTGGTACAGTCTATCTTGATGGAACATCTATTTTTAATCTTTCAACTAAAGAAGTCGCACAGCAGTTAGGTATTTTGCCTCAAGGGCCAGTAGCACCAGAAGGATTAACCGTGCAAGATTTGGTAGCACAAGGACGTTATCCTTATCAAAATTGGTCGCAGCAGTGGTCAGCAAAAGATGAAAAAATCGTGCAGCAGGCACTAGAAATTACAGATTTGTTGAAATTGGCAGATAGGGCATTAGATACTTTGTCTGGTGGACAACGACAAAGAGCTTGGATTGCAATGGCGTTGGCACAAGATACAGATATTTTACTGTTAGACGAACCGACTACTTTTTTAGATTTGGCACACCAGATAGAGATTTTGGATTTGTTGTATGAGTTGAACCAAAATCAAGGACGGACAATTGTGATGGTGCTGCATGATTTAAATCAAGCGTGTCGTTATGCTGATTACTTAGTTGCAGTCAAAGATGGTCGAATTTTTGCTGCTGGAGAACCAAAACTAGTGATGACTCAAGAAATGGTTCAAGAGGTTTTTGGTTTGGAGTGTCGGATTATTGCTGACCCAGTAATGGAGACACCGATGTGTGTACCGATAGGACGAAAGGGAAAAGTAAATGACAAACAAATTTCCTGA
- a CDS encoding ABC transporter ATP-binding protein: protein MTITSESPIGSKNRRNLASPLQRLLNYGSQYYLQIWQATLCSIINTILDLAPPWLVGIAVDILVEQQNSVFAKLGVKDVFWQFLLLSLITIIVWILESISEYAYSRLWRNLAQNIQYDLRLDTYNHVQKLDSAYFEESSTGGLMSILNDDINQLEDLLNFGANQIINIITSIIILIGGSFFILPFSITLVALLPIPFIVWGSFTYQKLLEDRYDEVREKVGFLNSRLANNISGITTIKSFTAEDYESARLAAESEAYRKSNTKAIKLSAAFNPLIRMLVLVGFTTLLFWGGMATYTGKISIGSYSVLLVLVQRLLWPFVELGGIFDNYQRSMASIKRIMNLLDTPINIGTGDEILSVDRVRGDIEFKKVAFAYQDRDPVIKKLSLHIPAGKTIAIVGSTGSGKSTLVKLLLRLYDISAGTIAIDGINIQKLNLGDLRRSIGLVSQDVFLFHGTISENIAYGTFNAADEKIIAAAKIAEAHDFILRLPQGYETIVGERGQKLSGGQRQRIAIARAVLKNPPILILDEATSAVDNETEAAIQRSLERITVNRTTIAIAHRLSTIRNADCIYVMEYGELVESGTHEELLDKNGIYAGLWNVQSGMK, encoded by the coding sequence ATGACAATCACATCAGAATCTCCCATAGGATCTAAAAATCGTCGAAATCTCGCCTCTCCTTTACAACGCTTGCTCAACTATGGCAGTCAATATTACCTACAAATTTGGCAGGCAACATTATGTTCTATCATCAATACGATTTTAGACTTAGCACCGCCGTGGTTAGTTGGTATTGCGGTAGATATTCTCGTAGAGCAGCAAAATTCTGTATTTGCCAAGTTGGGCGTGAAAGATGTATTTTGGCAATTCTTACTGCTTTCATTGATTACTATCATTGTTTGGATACTAGAATCAATCTCTGAGTACGCATATAGTAGACTTTGGCGTAATTTAGCCCAAAATATCCAGTATGACTTACGCTTGGATACCTACAATCATGTACAAAAATTAGATTCAGCTTACTTTGAAGAAAGTAGCACTGGCGGTTTGATGTCAATTTTAAATGATGATATCAATCAGCTAGAAGATTTATTGAATTTTGGAGCTAATCAAATTATCAATATCATCACTTCAATTATCATTTTAATTGGTGGTAGTTTTTTTATTTTACCTTTTTCTATAACCCTGGTAGCACTGTTGCCAATACCATTTATTGTTTGGGGATCTTTTACCTATCAAAAACTTTTGGAAGATCGTTATGATGAGGTGCGGGAAAAAGTCGGCTTTCTGAACTCCCGACTAGCAAATAATATCAGTGGTATTACCACAATTAAAAGTTTTACTGCCGAAGATTATGAAAGTGCTAGATTGGCAGCAGAAAGCGAAGCATATAGAAAAAGTAATACCAAAGCAATTAAACTTTCGGCTGCATTTAATCCTTTAATTAGAATGTTAGTTTTAGTAGGATTCACAACCTTACTATTTTGGGGAGGTATGGCAACATATACTGGTAAAATATCTATTGGTAGTTATAGTGTTTTACTCGTTTTAGTACAAAGATTATTGTGGCCTTTCGTAGAATTAGGCGGAATATTTGACAACTATCAAAGGTCAATGGCTTCTATTAAGCGGATCATGAATTTATTAGATACTCCCATCAATATTGGAACTGGGGATGAAATTTTATCGGTTGACCGAGTACGTGGTGACATTGAATTTAAAAAAGTTGCTTTTGCTTATCAAGATAGAGATCCAGTAATTAAAAAACTATCCTTACATATACCCGCCGGAAAAACTATTGCGATTGTTGGTTCTACAGGTTCCGGTAAAAGCACTTTAGTTAAATTATTACTGCGATTGTATGATATTTCTGCGGGGACGATCGCAATTGATGGTATTAATATTCAAAAGTTAAATCTAGGTGATTTGCGTCGTAGTATTGGGTTGGTCAGCCAAGATGTATTCTTATTTCACGGTACGATTTCTGAAAATATCGCCTATGGTACTTTTAATGCTGCGGATGAAAAAATAATTGCAGCGGCAAAAATTGCCGAAGCTCATGATTTTATTCTGCGGCTACCTCAAGGTTATGAGACAATAGTTGGAGAAAGGGGTCAAAAATTATCTGGTGGACAACGCCAAAGAATTGCGATCGCACGGGCTGTTTTAAAGAATCCGCCAATTTTGATTTTAGATGAAGCTACATCGGCGGTGGATAATGAGACTGAAGCTGCCATTCAGCGTTCTCTAGAACGGATTACTGTTAATCGAACGACAATTGCGATCGCTCATCGTCTTTCTACTATTCGCAATGCTGATTGTATTTATGTAATGGAATATGGAGAATTAGTTGAGTCGGGAACACATGAAGAATTGTTGGATAAAAATGGCATTTATGCTGGCTTATGGAATGTGCAGTCAGGGATGAAATAA